The Anas acuta chromosome 14, bAnaAcu1.1, whole genome shotgun sequence DNA window tccgTATAGTAGGTGGAAATGATAGGACACTTGTAACAGTTTTTAATATCCATAATAGAATATGaaacaggattaaaaataaGTGATTCTTATAGAAGTCACAGAATACAGTATTGAGACCTGCAAGTGTGGAATTGAACATACTCCTAGTGGAACAAGTGATGAAATaagatttgcttttctttcccaggaCACGGAGTTTCCAGGGGTTGTTGTAAGGCCGATTGGTGAATTCCGCAGCTCCATCGATTATCAGTATCAGCTCCTTCGGTGCAATGTTGACCTTCTGAAAATTATCCAGCTGGGCCTCACTTTCACaaatgagaaaggagaatatCCTTCTGGGATCAACACCTGGCAGTTTAACTTCAAATTCAACCTCACGTAAGTCTTCTAGGGAGTAGTCTGCTCTCTGCTGCCGAAGTGGTGCTTGTCTTTGGGAAATGCAGAAGCCTGTATGTTCGTCATCAGTGGTTGGTTTTGGGCAATAACAATTCAGATGCTAATACTGATTTAATGGGGCCCTATTTTTGGCATGACAGGAGTTGCAATATTTCTGGAAGTCAAAGCCATGCTAAAATGCTGTCCTTAATACCCTTTCCCTTGTTAAATAGCCTGTGCCCAGTAATTCTGTGTGCCTTAAGCTTTGTACACTTTCTGTATCTACCTGTCTCTATATATTATGTAATCATTTAAACAATTAAATCTATCTCTTTCTGCTAAAAAGAAATGGATATACTGTTTGCAGCGAAAAGGAAAATCTCTCTGCAGATCCATGCTAAAATATAAACTGGCATCTAAAGAAAAAACGGTGGAATTGTCGTATCTGTTAAAGGGAATGAATCTTGTTAAAGGGAGTGTAAATCTCAACTGCAATCCAGTTAAGATTGCAGATTAGCTTGTTACATATTTAGGAAGGTGCAGTGATGATATTGAAAGTGATGTGATATGAATTGTCTAGAGACACAGATGTGGAGAGACAGCCTAATGGTCACTCcagtttttcaaaatgcagtgGGTGGggaatttttctgaaaaagctgcttttctccttcaggGAAGATATGTACTCTCAGGATTCCATAGACCTCCTCGCAAGCTCTGGGCTGCAGTTCCAGAAGCACGAAGAAGAAGGGATTGATACCCTACATTTTGCTGAGTTGCTCATGACTTCAGGGGTCGTCCTTAGTGACAGTGTGAAATGGCTGTCGTTTCACAGGTAGGTTGGAGGTGATCACTGATGCTCAGAGGGTTTCCTCAGagggttttctgcttttccatgtTGCCTGGAGTTTTATGAATATCAGATTATGTTAAGGTTTGAAAACTATAGGGTATTAGAAAGCAAACTCCAAACTACTGAAAACTACTTTCTTGTGAAAAATGTGGTATTAGTACGGATGAGTACAGGTGCTGCCTGTTTATCTAGTTCCTGtatgtttttggttttagtGGTTATGACTTTGGCTACATGGTGAAGTTGTTGACAGATTCCAGGTTGCCAGAAGAGGAACACGAGTTTTTCCATATCTTGaaccttttctttccatctatCTACGATGTGAAGTACTTAATGAAGAGCTGCAAAAACCTCAAGGTACTGGCATCTCCCCAGCAAACAAGCGACGGATAGATAGATATCAGTGCTGCAAACAGACAGTAAGGCAAATGACAGAACTGCTACCCATACCATCTCTAAACTGGAGTGCGTATCAAAGCGAATAGCCATACATACACACCTAGGCTAAGTTTGTATCTAGCAGATGCTGCCTTCCCAGTTTTAAGCATACCAGTATGTTTATCATGTAGGGGACTTTTGCATAACCTTGTGTATCTCTAATTTCAGAGGACGGCTGTAATTCAGTATCCTTTATTCTTTCCTATGCAGGGTGGGGCATTTTGTTTCGCGTGAACTACTGCATGACTTCATTATCTGGTAGACACTCAGAGGGTAGAAAGTAATTTATCTACTGAATCACAGCCTTGTTTCAGGAAAGGGTGGGAAAGGTGCAGCATTTGTAATCTCTGAATATATACCCACAGTCATCTCGAGTATCTGCAGCAGGAAAGCAAGCTACCTAAATCTAGGCAGAGTATATTTACATTCTTGATTGGTTGTCACCATTTGAGTTCACTCACAGTTGGCATGTGTGTTGCTGGGAACTTGTGTTTTGGAGAAGTGTGGCAATCTTGGTAAGACAGGGCTTGTACAAAACAGTCTGGTCTGTTTTCACTGCAGGGCGGCCTTCAAGAGGTGGCAGATCAGCTGGATTTGCAGCGAATTGGACGACAGCACCAGGCAGGATCAGATTCTCTTCTCACAGGAATGGCATTCTTCAGAATGAAGGAGGTAGTGCGTTACTCTTCTTTCTGGTTCTTTTTCCAGTCCCTATCCATCAGTGCCAATAGAACTGATGTCGTTGgcgtttttggtttttgtttgagCCTTGTGGCTGGCACACTTCAAAATGTCAGTAACAGGAAGTGTTGATATTTGCACACACTTTTTCCATTCATACTTCTTTCCAGTCCTTATTTTACTTCCCTAGCTGAATCCTAGAGGTGGCTGACTTCAGACAAACTCCTTGATTAAGGCTAGGTGCTTTCCAGTTTAGGAAGGAACAGGAACTGTTTAAttgtgcctctttttttttttttctcccctctgcagTTGTTTTTTGAAGATACAATCGATGATGCAAAGTATTGTGGGCGGTTGTATGGCCTTGGCACAGGAGTGgctcagaaacaaaatgaagatgtGGACTCAGCCCAagaaaaaatgagtattttggCTATTATCAACAACATGCAGCCATGACAAGTGGGTACACCTCAGCAGGACATGATTACTGTATTGGCAGCTGCTGTCCTCAACTATTTTCCCTAAGCGTGTTTCAAAGGGCATCTAAAGTACACAGTCTGCAGAAGGCCTTCAGTTTTGCTGAATGAAGAGCTGCATCTTCATTTGAAAACCAGAAGGAGAGAGTTGACTGAATTCCTAATGCCAGCATTTGTGATTTGCCATCTTTTTAATACGAAGGGCAAAAGACACCAACTACTGTGtatacctctttttttccctctttataCTGTACAGAATCTGCAAGGAAGACTTCAGAGTAGAATATCCAGTAAAGCTAAGGGTCTGGAAATCCAATGAAATCGGACATAGACATGCACATGAATTTGCAAATTGTGCTTTagaaagcttattttaaaacttctgcaTGTTGTGAGGGTCACAGCTTCACCTCATGGTTCGCTTCTTTTATCTTTGTATAGCCTGTGGAAACTGTTCCCTTTGATCACTGTGGAGGTTTCGGAAAggataacattaaaaatgatccTTGCAGCTAAAACTATTCAGAGATTTGCTTTAACAACACTGGGGATGGATATTACTGGAATTTATTTGATCCGCTCCATAGTTTCTAATTCTGTGTGGTACAGGTTTGACTCATGCTGAGCTTTGGCTTAGTTCTTACAGGCATTAATAAACTGTTCTGGAAGTAGATTAAGTTAACCTTTGCTCGAGGACCTCTTGACAGGACCAATATTCTGACTTCAGTCTTCTTCAGCTAGACCTacaaattttattcttcttgttCTACCACAGCTAGTTCAGCAGATGGGTAAACGCTTGTCCCTCTTCTCCCCTACTCCTCCAGTCCCCAGTTTTACTATATGCTTAACAAGCGACAAAGtagcttccttccttttcattatAAACAGCTGAAAAGCAGCTAGAGGATGGAAGAAGAGTATGGGATTCTGACTTTTAAAACGCAAGCCATTCTATAAtagttttttcttccccaacaGCTCTGTaatggcatttctttttttaaaaaaaaaaatcttaaacgtaaaatgcattttaaacaagCTTAACTCTTACTTAGGAGCGACGGTTTAGAGCTGGTATTTAAAATGGTTGTAAATAGtacttgtttttaacttttgtaaaataaatttttttaaaacaggctTTGTTTTGGATTTTCCATCAAGTACTAAAATTCCTCAGAATTGAGGATTTGTAAGCTGAATTAGTGCTACCTGCATCCTAAAGAGGGAAGATGCTCaagtttcttccttcttttactCTTTATGATATGCTGCCGTAGTAGTTCTTaataaaatcagcttttaaCTTTTGTCAGCCACTATACAGTAATTTTGAGTTTAAATGTACTCATTccctttttacttttctgtcagCACAGGAAGCAGTACTATGGCCTATTTCAGCACAGCTTAGCCACTTGAAGTGACAAATCCATTTTGCTCCTGTGAAGTTCTACTGCTTCATCTTGACTACTTGTTTTGCTTAATAGGAGAGCTGTTTGGTTAAGCAGTAGCTCCCCCTCCTGGTTTTTAAATGCATGGTAGAGAATTTAAGCAAATCTGAATCACCAGCTTATTCTGCAGGTGGATTCATCTCTTTTTGTATAACCCCTTACTTCTGTCTACTGCTATTTGAACTGTTTTGATGTTGTACTTGCCTTGAAGCAGGAAATGTATCAGTGTCAAGTCTGTGTTCTGACTACGTGAATCTAGAACAGTTCCTgatcataatttttttttaagagaaattttTTGTTTACCAACTTTCTAAATCTATGTCCTCCTatacagtgactttttttttctgctgtacttAAGTTGCTTCTAGAAATTACTAAGATGCTATATTCACTAAGGCTTTCACAGGCTTGCTTTTTCAGGAAGAGTTAGTTTTTATGTTAAGATGGGAGAAACCTTAAGTAGGCTCTAAGACTGGTCAGTATGTTGCATGTTCCAGGCTCCATAATCTGGGATCACTTTAGACACGTAAGTTAACAGCACCTTTACAGAACTTACTAGTACCTTATTTTACCCTTGCtatagttgaaaaaaaaagtttaggcACAAACAGTTTCAGGAACAGgtacttctgcttttcctgacCTGGAAAAGTCCCTTATCTCTTGCCAGTTATGCTGGAATCAACTGTAACAACTCTTGCCTTCCCTTTTAACTTGTATACCTGGCTTCATTCCACACGGTTTAAGTCATAGCACACAATACTTGCTCTATCTAGCATGTTCAATTTATGCTGtacttaaaacaacaaaaagacttgtttttaaatgcactcACCCTTGGTTGACATCAATTTATATTCATCAAATTAAATGCCAATTCCTGCTTGTAGAAGACTTTATTTAGAGGAGGGAAAAATTCACAATGCTCCTAAGAACAATACTGGTTGGAGGGTCAGACTACCTAAAggaaccattatttttttctggagggtGGCTCCTATTCTTCCTCTGCTGAAAGACTGATATAGTTGCTCAAAACTGTTTCTCTTAAACATAAATTCCAAGAGCTTTCCTTGGCTTAActttcaacaaataaaaaaagataatacaAAAATCCTCTACCGTTTCAAGGCCACAATCTACTGCTTTTCAGTTCTCTAACAGTCTCT harbors:
- the CNOT8 gene encoding CCR4-NOT transcription complex subunit 8, giving the protein MPAAPAENSQVICEVWANNLEEEMRKIREIVLSYSYIAMDTEFPGVVVRPIGEFRSSIDYQYQLLRCNVDLLKIIQLGLTFTNEKGEYPSGINTWQFNFKFNLTEDMYSQDSIDLLASSGLQFQKHEEEGIDTLHFAELLMTSGVVLSDSVKWLSFHSGYDFGYMVKLLTDSRLPEEEHEFFHILNLFFPSIYDVKYLMKSCKNLKGGLQEVADQLDLQRIGRQHQAGSDSLLTGMAFFRMKELFFEDTIDDAKYCGRLYGLGTGVAQKQNEDVDSAQEKMSILAIINNMQP